Proteins encoded within one genomic window of Ovis aries strain OAR_USU_Benz2616 breed Rambouillet chromosome 1, ARS-UI_Ramb_v3.0, whole genome shotgun sequence:
- the TFF3 gene encoding trefoil factor 3, with product MEARTFWLLVVVVLALGSSSSTGQYVGLSANQCAVPAKDRVDCGYPEVTPEQCNNRGCCFDSSIPGVPWCFKPLQEAECTF from the exons ATGGAGGCCAGAACATTctggctgctggtggtggtggtcctGGCCTTGGGGTCCTCCAGTTCGACCGGGCAGTACGTGGGCTTGT CGGCGAACCAGTGTGCGGTGCCGGCCAAGGACAGGGTGGACTGCGGCTACCCCGAGGTCACCCCCGAGCAGTGCAACAACCGCGGCTGCTGCTTCGACTCCAGCATCCCCGGGGTGCCCTGGTGCTTCAAGCCCCTGCAGGAAGCAG AATGCACCTTCTGA